The following is a genomic window from Deltaproteobacteria bacterium.
GAGCGCCGTGGAAGCCGCCTGCGGGAGCGCCGTGGAAGCCGCCTGCGGGAGCGCCATGGTAGCCGCCGGAGGCGCCGGCGCCGTGGTACGCGTTCATGGGCATCCCGCCGCCGTGCGCCGGGGCCGCGCCGTGCGAGACGGGCGCCGCGCCGTGGTAGCCGCCGTTGTAGCCGCCGCGGTAGCCGTTGTTGCCGCGGTAACCGAATCCGCCGCCGTGCGCGCCGTGGTAGCCACCGCCGTGGGTGCCGTAGTAGCCGCCGTGGTACGCGTAGCCCGGGCGATAACCGCCCCAGTGGCCGCCGTGGTAGCCGTAGCCCCACCCGGCGTACGAGTGCCAGTAGCCCCAGGGACGCGTCACGTACCAGGGGTTCGCGTACCAGGCGAAGTGGTTGTAGCCCCAGTAGCCCCAGTACGGTTGCGGACCCCAGCCGAAGACCCAGGGCGCGATCACCCAGTTCCAGCCGAGGTCGGCGGCGTAGACGTACTCGTACGGATCACCGGAGTCGGGCACGTAGGTGTACTGCTGGCCGTAGGGGATCCAGACCCAGCCGTATTGCGAGGTGTAGACCCACTGGCCCGAAGCCGGCGGCTGAGCCTGAGCTGGCGCGGTCTCTTGGCCGGCGCCCTCAGGCGGTGCGGGGTTTCCCGGAGGAGGCGTCGGGGCCGCCGCGGGCGCCGCCTGCGCGGGCTGCGCGGGCGCTTCGGATTCACCTTCGTCGTTCTCGTCCTGCGCCTGCGCGATGCCTGTCGTTGCCAGCAAGCCCGCCAACGCCAAACCCACTGAGATCGTGGTCTTCATGAGACCTCCACTGCCTATATGCACGATAGACGGCGCAGCCGGGCGTCGCATTCATTTGAGCTCGGCCGCGCAGCCGAGCGCCCGCCTGGCCGCCAGGTGCCCGAGAAGGTCCGGAATTCAAGGCCTTGGGCGCTGGGTCCTCCGCGGGGCGATCGTGCACGCCCTAAGAATGACGACGGCAGATCGCCCAAGCTGCGTCACCAGAAGCGGACCTGCACCGCCGCGTAGGGGGCGATGGCCCGATCGCTCGGCAGCTCGGGTCGCTCGCGTGGCGCCCAGGACTGCGCCACCGACACCCGCTGGACCCTCAACGTCCGCGGCCTCGGCGAACGCCACACCGCGCGAGCGAAGTGCGCGGCCGGCGGCGCGCATTGCAGGGCCACGTCGCCGTCGAGCGGCGCGCCCAGCTCCGGACACGGCGTCGGCTGAGCGATCTCGCCGTCGAGGTGCAACCGCTCCTCGAGCGCCCGTCGCTGGGGCGAGACCTGCGGACCGGAGAGATTCACCTGCGGCGCGGCCGCGAGGGCCAAGGCGAGGGGTAGAGCGAGCATGGCGCGCTCCTTTCGAGACACCCTGACCATAACGCCGCCGATCTCGCGCGGGATCACGCAGCGCGGCGAAGTGTCCACTCGCGTGGTCCAAAATGATCCACCGGACCGCCTCGGGCAAAACGATCCAGGCGAGCTGCTCCGGCTCGGCTAGATTGCGCCGCCGTGGAGCTCGCGGCGTTCACCGTGGTGATGCTCGGCCTGGCGGGCTTCTTCGCCGGTGGCCTGGGCGCGCTGGTGGGTATTGGCGGCGGCGTGGTGCTCGTGCCCGTGCTGGTGCTCGGCTTCGGCGCGGACATCCGCCTCGCGGTCGCGACGTCGCTGGTCTCCGTGGTCGCCACGTCGACCGCAGCGGGCAGCGTGTACGTGGGCAAGGGCCTGGCGAACATGCGCCTGGGCATGACCTTGGAGATCTTCACCACCCTCGGCGGGATCACCGGCGGCCTCCTGGCCGCGCACGTGCCGCCGAGCGTCCTCGCCGGGCTGTTCGCGGCGATGATGCTCCTCACCTCCGGGCTCATGCTCCGCGGCCGCGACGAGCGCCGTGCGAGCGCGCCCCAAGCCACGCCGGCCAAGGACATCTCCAACGGCCACGAAGAGGTGGGAACGCTCGCCGGCAGCTACCGCGACGAGCACCTCGGCGAGGTCATCCACTACCGCGCGGTGCGCGTGGGGCTCGGCGGCGCAGTGTCGTTCGTGGCGGGCATCGTCTCCGGGATGCTCGGCGTGGGCGGGGGCTTCATCAAGGTGCCGGCGATGCACCTGGGCATGCGCGTGCCCATCAAGGTGGCGGCGGCGACGTCGAACTTCATGATCGGCGTGACCGCGGTCTCCAGCCTCTTCGTCTACTTCTCGCGCGGCATGGTGCAGCCGTACGTCGCCGCGCCCGTGGCGCTGGGCGTGACCGCAGGCGCGCTCGCGGGGACGGGCCTCGCCAAGCGCGTTTCGTCGCGACGGCTGCAGCAGGTGCTGAGCGGGGTGCTGGTGCTGGTGGCCGTGCAGATGCTGCTCAAGGCGCTGGGGGTGCAGCTTGGCCGTTGAGCAACCTCGCGAAGCCCCGCGCCGCGACAGCCTGGACGTGCAGCGCCTGCTGCAGTCCGGCCTCGTGCTCGCGTGCCTGTTGATGCTCGCGGGGCTCGGGGCGCAGCTCGCGAGCGGCGGTCGGCGCTCGCAGCCGGTGCGCCTCGACGACATCTTCCACGCGCCGCTCGGACTCGGCGAGCGCTTGATGGCACTCGGCGTGCTCGTGCTCGCGATGACGCCCGCGCTCCGCGTGCTGATGCTGGTGGTGCTCTGGGCCCGCGAGCGCGACTCGAAGTACGTCGGCGTGGCGCTCACCGTGGTGGCCACGCTGGGTCTGGCGCTGGCGCTCGGCGGCGGCTGACGAATCGAACACGCGTGTGACAGCGCGTTTTCGGTTTTCTCCTTCACGAAACTGCGCGCCACAAACCCGGACAATGCGGGGCTGCCTTGGAGGCCGCGCATGATCCGGGCCCTGACGTCGATCGCGCTCCTGTTGCCGCTGCTGCCCGCGCGCGCGCTCGCGGCCGACGCGTGGAGCAAGCCGAGCTTCGGCGCGCCCTTCGGCATCAACGCGCACGACGAGCTCTGGAACGGGCCCAACGACGAGAGCCAGGAGGTCGCGGATCTGGGCCTGGACTGGGTCCGCGTGGATTTTGGCTGGGACATGATCGAGCCAGCGCAAGGCCAGTTCGACTGGACCGTGACCGACGGCGTGGTGGCCACCGCGAACGCGCTCGGCGTGAACGTGTACGCCACGCTGAGCTCCACGCCGCAGTGGGCCACCGACGGCGTCGCGCAGTCCGGTGTGCCGCGCGATCCGAACGACTGGGACGCCTTCGTGTACGCGGTGGTGTCGCGCTACGCGGGCTCCATCAAGTACTGGGGCATGTGGAACGAGCCGAACGTGACCCAGTTCTGGAGCGGCACGCGGCAGCAGTACATCCAGACCATCGTGATGGTGGGCCACGACGCCGCCAAGCGCGCCGACCCGGGCTGCTTCATCGTCGGGCCCGAGCTCGCGCACCTCAAGAGCGCCGACTGGAGCGGCTGGCTGAACGACACGCTCACCCAAGCTGGACAGGACATCGACGTCATCAGCCAGCACGACTACAACGGCGACGCCTCGAGCATGCTCAACGATCTCGACGGGCCGCAGTGGCCGTGGGACCCGCCGAACGTGCACGACGTGATCGCCGGCGCGAACGCGAGCGACAAGCCGTTCTGGCTCACGGAGTGCGGGCTGACGTCGAACGGCTCGAACAGCGAGTCCACGCAGGATGCGTACTACCAGGGCGCCCTCGCGGGCATGCTCTCGCGGCCGTGGTGGAACAAGGTCTTCTTCTACGAGCTCGAGGACGCGCCCAACACCCCCGACGCGTGGGGCGTCGCGCGCGGCGACCACAGCCACAAGCCGTCGTTCGCGAGCTACCAGGCGTTCATCGCCTCGCACCAACCGGTGCCCGGCGCGCCCGCGCTCATCACCGGCGTCACGGGCGAGCCGATCTCGTTCGATGGCAGCGCCTCGAGCGAGGCCGCGGGCACCATTGCCAGCTACAGCTGGGACTTCGACGAGTCGGACGGCGTGGGCGTCGACGCCACCGGCGCGACCGTCTCGTGGACGTACGCGAGCGCGGGCAGCTACACGGCCGTCTTCACCGTCACCGATTCGTACGGCTATTCGGTCTTCGAGCGCATCGACGTCGAGGTCAGCGATCCGTCGACGAGCAGCACCACGACGAGCACCGGCACCAGCACGACATCGGCTTCATCGACGACCTCCACTTCGTCCTCGACGACGTCGACCGCCACGAGCACGACGGGCACGACCAGCACCTCGACCACCACATCGACGTCGACTTCGACCAGCTCCGCCACGGGCACGACCGGCATGTCGACGACGACCGCCACGGCAACAGCGTCTTCGAGTGCGACCGCCTCGAGCGGAACGTCGGGCACGACGGGCGGAAGTGTGGCCGCGGCATCGACGAGCGGCAGCACCGGCACGACATCGCCGGAGATGCACGGCGGCTGCACCTCCGCGGGCGCCGGCGAGCTCTTCGCGTTGTTCGGCTTGTCGGCGCTGCTCGTACGCCGGCGTCCTACTCGGGCTTGAAGTTCGCGGCCTCGCCGAGCACCAGCTTCGCGCCTGGACCGATGCCGTGATCCGCGCACCAGCCGCCCGCGACCTCGAGCACGTACTTGCTCGGGCCGTCGACGGTGCGGCCGGTGAGCGTCATGGGCTCGGCGCGGGCCACGCAGCCCATCACCCGGCCGTCGTCGGCGGCGAAGATCATGTCCAGCGGGATGAGCGTGTTCTTCATCCAGAAGGTGTGCGGCGCGGGCTTGGCGAAGACGAAGAGCATGCCGGCGTCATCGGCGAGCTCCTTGCGGAACATCAAGCCGCGCTCGCGCGAGGCGTCGTCCAACGCGAGCTCGACGGTGAGCCCGAACGCGCGGCCGTCCTTCGCTTCCACGTTCATCTGCGCGTGGGGCACGGCGCCGCCCGCGTCCGGCGTAGTCGCGGGCTTGGCCGCGTCGCCGTTCATGCGCGGGCAGGCCACCATCACGAAGAGCAGGAATCCCGAGAGCCGCTTCATGGCGGCTGAACATAGCCCAACCTTCAGCTCGCGGAGTCCTTCATCGGCACGGGCGCCGCGGCGGGCTCGCTGCTCGCGATGGGCGCAATGGGCGACGGCACCGGCGTCGACGTCACGATCGCGGCCTTGAGCGCGTCGTCGATGGCCTGGGCCTCGCCGTCCATCTCGCGGCCCAGCGCCGACAGGTTCTCGGACAGGTGCGAGAGCTCCGTTGCGAGCAGGTGGGCGTCGGTGCAGCGCAACGCGAGCAGCGCGAAGCGGGTGCGCTCGAGGATCGCCAGGTCCGCGTGCAGCCGCGCCAGCACGCGCTCGCGGCCCGCGCGAATGCGGCTGATCTGGGCTTGCTCCTCGGTGAGCGCGCGCTCGGCGGCCTGGAGCTGGCGCTTGGCGGTGGCGTCGGTCGACTTCTCGATGAGGACGCGCACTTCCGCGAGCCGCTTGTCCACGTCGCTCTCGGCGCGCTCGCCCAGCTCCAGATCCACCGCGTGCCAGCGCCGCGCGACATCCAGCGTCCGGGTGGTGACCTCGACCAGCGAGCGGCCCACGTGCTGCCGCGCCGCGCTCTGCGGACTGCGCGCCAGGGCCTCGCGGCACCGACGATAGAGGTCCACGGCCTGGCTCGAGAGCCGCGCCAGCTCGCCGGTCAGCTCGCCCGCGATCTCGTCGTACGCGGACTCGACCGGATCAGTGCCTGCCTGCACGTGCAGCGCCGCACCCGAGAGCCCGAAGAAGAAGCCCGCCAGCGCGCCGCGCGCCGCGAACGCGAGCGGCACCGGGATGCCGTCGAAGAAGCCGTGCGAGGCAAACACGGCCACCGTCTCCGTGCCCACGAGGATCGCGCCCGCACCCGCGAGCGCCACCAGCGCCACGCGCGTGAGCGTGATGCGGCGGCCTTCGCCTTCGCCCGAGAGGTAGCGCGCGAGCGAGATGCCCGAGCCCGCCAGCGCGCCCGCGGCCGCCAGGTAGAACGTCGGGTAGCTGTTGGTGAGCGCCACCAGCGCGCCCGCGAGCAACCCGAGCACCGCCAGGATGACGAAGGTCCGGCGGTTCCCGAGCCCCGCGAGCGCGCCGGCCAGCACCAGGGCCAGGGTCGCGGGCGTGGCCACTCCGGCGGTCAGCGCGACCAGTCCGGCGAGGAGTCCACCCGCCGCGGCGCCCAGCGTGCCGCGAAGCAGGGTGCGCTCGAAGAGTTCAGGCGAGGCGAAGGCGACGGCGGCCATGGCGCGGCTCCAGGGGCTAGCGGGAGTAGTCGTACGCTTCCTGCTTCATCTTCTTGGCTTCCACCTTGCCGGCCTCGCTCGAGGGCGCCGCGGGCAGCGTGGTCGGGGCCGGCGCGATGCGGTCCAGGTCGGCGCCGAGCGACGGATCCTGCGCCACCTCGTTCATCTGCATGGCCTCGCCGCGACCCTTGGCCAGCTCGCGCTGCGCCGCCGCCACATCGCCGCTCGAGTAGAGCGTGGCCGCCCTGCGCGATACCGACGCCGCGTGCACGCGCGCCACCTGCGCATACGTCGCCTTGTCGCGGCTCAGCGAGGCCTGCTCGGCGTTGGGGACGATGTTCGCGCTCGCGGCGAACGCGGTCTGCACCGGGTTCTTGC
Proteins encoded in this region:
- a CDS encoding DUF192 domain-containing protein; amino-acid sequence: MVACPRMNGDAAKPATTPDAGGAVPHAQMNVEAKDGRAFGLTVELALDDASRERGLMFRKELADDAGMLFVFAKPAPHTFWMKNTLIPLDMIFAADDGRVMGCVARAEPMTLTGRTVDGPSKYVLEVAGGWCADHGIGPGAKLVLGEAANFKPE
- a CDS encoding PKD domain-containing protein is translated as MIRALTSIALLLPLLPARALAADAWSKPSFGAPFGINAHDELWNGPNDESQEVADLGLDWVRVDFGWDMIEPAQGQFDWTVTDGVVATANALGVNVYATLSSTPQWATDGVAQSGVPRDPNDWDAFVYAVVSRYAGSIKYWGMWNEPNVTQFWSGTRQQYIQTIVMVGHDAAKRADPGCFIVGPELAHLKSADWSGWLNDTLTQAGQDIDVISQHDYNGDASSMLNDLDGPQWPWDPPNVHDVIAGANASDKPFWLTECGLTSNGSNSESTQDAYYQGALAGMLSRPWWNKVFFYELEDAPNTPDAWGVARGDHSHKPSFASYQAFIASHQPVPGAPALITGVTGEPISFDGSASSEAAGTIASYSWDFDESDGVGVDATGATVSWTYASAGSYTAVFTVTDSYGYSVFERIDVEVSDPSTSSTTTSTGTSTTSASSTTSTSSSTTSTATSTTGTTSTSTTTSTSTSTSSATGTTGMSTTTATATASSSATASSGTSGTTGGSVAAASTSGSTGTTSPEMHGGCTSAGAGELFALFGLSALLVRRRPTRA
- a CDS encoding sulfite exporter TauE/SafE family protein; protein product: MELAAFTVVMLGLAGFFAGGLGALVGIGGGVVLVPVLVLGFGADIRLAVATSLVSVVATSTAAGSVYVGKGLANMRLGMTLEIFTTLGGITGGLLAAHVPPSVLAGLFAAMMLLTSGLMLRGRDERRASAPQATPAKDISNGHEEVGTLAGSYRDEHLGEVIHYRAVRVGLGGAVSFVAGIVSGMLGVGGGFIKVPAMHLGMRVPIKVAAATSNFMIGVTAVSSLFVYFSRGMVQPYVAAPVALGVTAGALAGTGLAKRVSSRRLQQVLSGVLVLVAVQMLLKALGVQLGR
- a CDS encoding DUF1634 domain-containing protein translates to MQRLLQSGLVLACLLMLAGLGAQLASGGRRSQPVRLDDIFHAPLGLGERLMALGVLVLAMTPALRVLMLVVLWARERDSKYVGVALTVVATLGLALALGGG